In one Candidatus Omnitrophota bacterium genomic region, the following are encoded:
- a CDS encoding response regulator — protein sequence MAKKILIVDDDVEVLELMRKELEAQRYDVVVAFDGEDGFMKAKTQVPNLIIMDVILPKINGYQLAAKLKKDHETKDIPIIVASEYGSMMELFEEGQINDSFRKPFLPGIVAGKARKFLGEIRGKKVLIIDDEADLLKVLEVRFRANRYAVVTATNGQEGLEKVKSESPDLIILDFMMPVMNGYEFFKIIKSDPYASSIPVIVLTARGPLKDSFEMAGADAFMPKPFDAGELVDLAKELLLPKALVLCDADGLAKKIGQDIWDRGCKAVLVKTEKEMFENLALSKYKFIVVYVPSVVNYEPAQFIALIKKDKNKDTPVIIYSNSKTPGTETGNIVVLREISNKWLEAKADNFFDLRVAEEDFPGMVEKCLGQIPTLL from the coding sequence ATGGCAAAGAAGATACTCATTGTTGATGATGATGTGGAAGTCTTGGAGTTGATGCGCAAAGAGCTTGAGGCCCAGCGTTATGATGTGGTTGTGGCCTTTGACGGTGAAGACGGGTTTATGAAAGCTAAGACGCAAGTTCCGAATCTGATTATAATGGACGTGATTTTGCCTAAGATTAATGGTTATCAGCTCGCGGCCAAACTTAAAAAAGACCATGAAACTAAGGATATTCCGATTATTGTCGCCAGTGAGTACGGCAGCATGATGGAGCTTTTTGAAGAGGGGCAGATCAATGATTCTTTTAGGAAGCCTTTTCTTCCGGGGATAGTCGCGGGCAAGGCGCGTAAGTTTTTAGGAGAGATCCGCGGGAAAAAGGTGCTTATTATTGATGATGAAGCAGATCTGTTAAAAGTCCTGGAGGTGCGTTTTAGAGCGAACCGCTATGCGGTGGTAACCGCCACCAACGGCCAAGAGGGCCTTGAGAAAGTAAAATCTGAATCTCCGGACCTGATCATACTTGATTTTATGATGCCGGTAATGAATGGGTATGAATTTTTTAAGATAATTAAAAGCGACCCCTACGCCTCAAGTATCCCGGTAATTGTTTTAACCGCCCGGGGGCCGTTAAAAGATTCTTTTGAAATGGCAGGGGCAGACGCGTTTATGCCTAAACCCTTTGACGCGGGAGAGCTTGTGGACCTTGCCAAAGAGCTTCTTTTGCCCAAGGCGCTTGTGCTTTGTGATGCCGACGGATTAGCTAAGAAAATAGGCCAGGATATTTGGGATAGAGGCTGTAAAGCGGTTTTGGTAAAAACTGAAAAGGAAATGTTTGAGAATCTAGCGCTTTCTAAATATAAATTCATTGTAGTTTATGTGCCATCTGTGGTTAATTATGAGCCCGCGCAGTTTATAGCGCTTATAAAAAAAGATAAAAATAAGGATACCCCGGTTATTATTTATTCTAATTCTAAGACCCCCGGGACAGAAACAGGAAACATTGTTGTGCTGCGCGAGATCTCTAACAAGTGGCTGGAAGCAAAGGCGGATAATTTTTTTGACTTAAGGGTCGCCGAGGAGGATTTCCCGGGGATGGTGGAGAAGTGCCTCGGACAGATACCAACTCTGCTCTAA
- a CDS encoding response regulator, which yields MAQKRILVVDDEQNVLKVLDQRLSKTGYAVLKANNGEDAIFLAKKEKPDLILLDLMMPDISGADVAAALKQDPGTKNIPVIFLTCLVTKNDEEHIGRESGGNFFIAKPYEPNDLLGEIQKRISE from the coding sequence ATGGCACAGAAAAGAATACTTGTAGTTGATGACGAGCAGAATGTCTTGAAAGTTTTGGATCAAAGGCTTTCAAAAACCGGCTATGCGGTACTAAAGGCCAATAATGGAGAGGACGCTATATTCTTGGCCAAGAAAGAAAAACCGGATTTAATCCTTTTGGACCTTATGATGCCGGATATTAGCGGCGCGGACGTGGCGGCAGCATTAAAGCAGGATCCTGGAACTAAGAATATTCCGGTTATATTCCTGACTTGCCTGGTGACGAAAAATGACGAGGAGCATATCGGCAGGGAATCCGGAGGTAATTTTTTTATTGCCAAGCCTTATGAGCCAAATGATCTTTTAGGTGAAATACAAAAAAGGATAAGTGAATAA
- a CDS encoding response regulator, whose amino-acid sequence MPKRILVVDDEPDVLKVAIVRLKMAGYEVFTAINGQQALDFVRQTAPDMMFLDLRLPIIDGYNVCQQIKSDEKLKNIKVVIFTASVDQLDEKIKQVKADDYLLKPFDSAGLVNKAKKFLS is encoded by the coding sequence ATGCCTAAGAGGATACTTGTTGTTGATGATGAGCCAGATGTGTTAAAGGTAGCGATAGTGCGTTTGAAAATGGCCGGCTACGAAGTTTTTACCGCTATTAATGGCCAGCAGGCTTTGGATTTTGTCCGGCAGACTGCTCCAGACATGATGTTTCTGGATTTGCGCCTTCCTATAATAGACGGGTACAATGTTTGTCAGCAAATTAAAAGCGATGAGAAGTTAAAGAATATAAAGGTGGTAATTTTTACCGCAAGCGTGGATCAGCTTGATGAGAAGATAAAACAGGTTAAGGCGGATGATTACTTGCTTAAGCCGTTTGATTCTGCAGGATTGGTTAATAAGGCGAAAAAATTTCTTAGTTAA
- a CDS encoding ATP-binding protein — protein sequence MLVIFFFYGLAFLLMGLVISLMPKKNDLFGLSDNLWMIGVFGFIHGINEWVDLLILIGKPFDVAILKTVGAILLPLSFIFLVIFGVRVIFKANNNLRYLKYLWVPVVAVWLFGYFLTKDFLISGIIARYFLCLPGTWMTAIGLYSIYSQADMKQVPRPVLVSTWVASVTFFAYGVLSGIVVPKADFIFASFINYPNFNDLTGVPVQFYRMICAIILALSFFFLTGVYFYGDKKRIEIRRGITGRFSIVFSSVAVISVLLTCVIIISWMYQFMVRDIKSKQLEVAKALSYSIGHMIDNKIYEFQVHLGKNRWRQAVIEQNAQYSSVASEAIVEDMLKKDVLWASDAPELLSLLESPVSLDLKELADVDREVAEIFLTDRYGGLVAASRKTTDFYQADELWWQKAYSQGKGDIFVGDIEMDQSSNALSIPIALPVFDQAGQALGAAKEYIEIGLFFSPLKKYRAGITGHAALVDGKGNVIFHENIKPFSAQLFSEKDILKALSRSDLMSGRIEDTGKRRGSFNSIYRIDNQILRKNGVIWYVCVLQDIEELFASLGNLIIGMVLLMLVVISIAIFLSLKIGMRFSVPIRKLNIAAERIIAGEWDYPIDIKTGDEIEQFAEAFREMIVQLKKQQDALIVAKHRIEDFSRHLEEKVEERTKELSRVQEATLNILEDLTEAKDKMEKYSQDLEKALHVKSDFISVVSHELRTPLTAIKEGIALVQDLTLGPLNDEQKEFLDIARKNMDRLARLINEVLDFQKLDAGAMVFKIKEGNLNSLVSEVVQAMRPLIEAKNLTLEMSLEEALPDIKIDRDKIIQVLTNLMNNALKFTQQGGITVCTGRHGNVEIVSVRDTGPGIKEEDKDRLFQMFSQLESPNERKVGGTGLGLAIAKKIIEIHRGKIWVESTYGQGATFSFLLPIVERRV from the coding sequence ATGCTTGTAATCTTTTTCTTTTACGGTTTGGCATTTTTACTGATGGGCCTTGTTATCTCGTTGATGCCCAAGAAAAATGACCTGTTTGGTTTATCCGATAATTTATGGATGATCGGAGTATTCGGGTTCATCCACGGGATAAATGAGTGGGTTGACCTTTTGATATTAATAGGCAAGCCGTTTGATGTGGCAATTCTTAAAACTGTGGGGGCAATTCTTCTTCCATTATCTTTTATTTTTTTGGTTATTTTCGGGGTTCGGGTCATTTTCAAAGCAAATAATAATTTAAGATATTTGAAATACCTATGGGTGCCGGTAGTAGCTGTATGGCTATTCGGGTATTTTTTAACAAAAGACTTTCTTATTTCCGGAATAATCGCGCGTTATTTCCTTTGTCTGCCCGGTACATGGATGACTGCCATAGGGCTATATTCTATTTACTCTCAAGCAGATATGAAGCAAGTCCCCAGGCCTGTTTTAGTTTCTACGTGGGTTGCTTCCGTAACTTTCTTTGCTTATGGGGTATTAAGCGGAATTGTTGTGCCCAAAGCAGATTTTATTTTTGCCTCTTTTATCAATTATCCTAATTTTAATGATTTAACTGGAGTGCCTGTCCAGTTTTACCGGATGATTTGCGCGATCATCCTGGCCTTAAGTTTCTTTTTCTTAACTGGAGTTTATTTTTATGGAGATAAAAAGCGCATAGAGATACGCCGCGGTATTACCGGAAGGTTCTCTATTGTTTTTTCTTCGGTGGCGGTTATTTCTGTTTTGTTGACTTGCGTGATCATTATTTCGTGGATGTATCAATTTATGGTTAGAGATATTAAAAGTAAACAGTTAGAAGTTGCCAAGGCGCTTTCTTATTCCATAGGCCATATGATCGACAACAAGATATATGAGTTTCAGGTACATTTGGGAAAGAACCGGTGGAGGCAGGCGGTTATTGAGCAGAATGCCCAATATTCTTCTGTTGCTTCGGAAGCTATTGTAGAAGACATGCTCAAAAAAGATGTTTTATGGGCTTCTGATGCGCCTGAATTATTGAGTCTTTTGGAAAGTCCGGTAAGTTTAGACTTGAAAGAGTTGGCAGATGTGGATAGGGAAGTGGCCGAGATATTTCTGACAGACCGTTATGGTGGATTGGTTGCTGCCTCTCGTAAAACAACTGATTTTTATCAGGCGGATGAGCTATGGTGGCAGAAGGCCTATTCACAAGGTAAAGGTGATATTTTTGTCGGTGATATCGAGATGGATCAGTCAAGCAACGCCTTGAGTATTCCTATAGCTTTGCCGGTCTTTGATCAGGCAGGGCAGGCTCTTGGAGCGGCTAAAGAATATATTGAGATAGGGCTGTTTTTCTCTCCACTTAAGAAATATCGCGCTGGGATAACCGGGCATGCGGCTTTAGTTGATGGAAAAGGAAACGTAATCTTTCATGAAAATATAAAACCTTTTAGCGCGCAGTTGTTTAGCGAAAAGGACATACTTAAGGCTTTAAGTAGAAGTGATTTGATGTCCGGGAGGATAGAAGATACTGGCAAACGCCGCGGCTCTTTCAATTCCATTTACAGGATAGACAATCAGATCTTGCGTAAAAACGGAGTAATTTGGTATGTCTGCGTTTTGCAGGATATTGAAGAATTATTTGCTTCATTAGGAAATTTGATAATCGGGATGGTATTGCTTATGCTTGTTGTAATCTCTATCGCAATATTCTTGAGTTTAAAAATCGGGATGCGGTTCTCTGTGCCGATCAGGAAGCTGAATATAGCCGCAGAGAGGATCATCGCCGGAGAATGGGATTATCCGATAGACATTAAGACCGGAGATGAAATTGAACAATTCGCAGAAGCCTTCAGGGAAATGATTGTTCAGCTTAAAAAGCAGCAGGACGCGCTTATTGTTGCTAAACACAGAATAGAGGATTTCTCAAGACATCTCGAGGAGAAAGTTGAAGAGCGCACCAAAGAACTAAGCCGTGTCCAGGAAGCCACCCTTAATATCCTTGAAGACCTAACAGAGGCTAAGGATAAAATGGAGAAATACAGCCAGGACCTTGAAAAGGCTTTGCATGTAAAGTCGGATTTCATTTCAGTTGTTTCGCATGAGTTAAGGACTCCCTTGACCGCGATAAAGGAAGGCATCGCGCTTGTGCAGGATCTAACGCTGGGGCCTCTTAACGACGAGCAGAAAGAATTCTTGGATATTGCCCGTAAAAATATGGACAGATTAGCGCGGCTTATTAATGAGGTATTGGATTTTCAGAAATTAGACGCCGGGGCGATGGTCTTTAAGATCAAAGAGGGAAACCTTAATTCTCTTGTATCAGAAGTTGTTCAGGCTATGCGGCCTTTAATAGAAGCTAAGAATTTGACTTTAGAGATGAGTTTGGAAGAAGCTCTGCCGGATATAAAAATTGACCGGGATAAAATTATTCAGGTATTGACTAATCTGATGAATAACGCTTTGAAGTTCACCCAACAAGGGGGGATCACTGTTTGTACCGGCAGGCATGGCAATGTTGAGATAGTATCTGTGCGCGATACCGGCCCGGGGATAAAAGAAGAAGACAAAGATAGATTATTTCAAATGTTCAGCCAGCTTGAATCTCCCAATGAGCGTAAGGTTGGCGGAACGGGGCTAGGTTTGGCAATCGCTAAAAAAATAATTGAGATCCATAGAGGGAAAATCTGGGTAGAGTCAACATATGGACAGGGCGCAACATTTTCTTTCTTGTTGCCTATTGTAGAGCGGAGGGTATGA
- a CDS encoding PAS domain-containing protein — protein sequence MDDLERRGLEDRLRKSHDAWDRTFNAISDTILIIDKNHTIVKANKAALDLLQKTYDQIVGMKCFEVMHKSNSPWHLCPLEKTNADHFAHVEEVNDPAIGFPLLVTTSPIFDENNEYAGVVHVAKDISERKKIEDELHKRIEALERFQRITVDRELKMKELKAQIVQLESQLKQR from the coding sequence ATGGATGACCTAGAGCGCAGGGGATTGGAAGATCGTTTAAGAAAAAGCCATGACGCATGGGACAGGACCTTTAACGCTATTTCAGACACGATCTTAATAATTGATAAGAACCATACAATAGTCAAGGCCAATAAAGCGGCTTTGGATCTTTTGCAGAAAACTTATGATCAGATTGTAGGAATGAAATGCTTCGAAGTGATGCATAAATCTAATAGCCCTTGGCATTTATGTCCCTTAGAGAAAACTAACGCTGATCATTTTGCGCATGTAGAAGAAGTTAATGACCCGGCAATAGGTTTTCCTCTGCTAGTGACTACATCTCCCATTTTTGATGAAAATAATGAATATGCTGGAGTTGTGCACGTTGCTAAGGATATAAGCGAGCGCAAGAAAATAGAGGATGAGCTACACAAAAGGATAGAGGCCTTAGAGCGTTTTCAAAGGATTACCGTGGACAGGGAATTGAAGATGAAAGAACTTAAAGCTCAAATTGTCCAACTAGAATCACAGTTAAAACAAAGGTAG
- the tadA gene encoding Flp pilus assembly complex ATPase component TadA has protein sequence MPNLAEFLLNENLITASQLNDAKTKQIGAKKPIQELLVEMGFISEENILAASSRFFKLPIIDISQEKIDPAATKLLPYAIARRHGVFPLRKENDNLALAISDPQDVLAIDDIKMAVPAVKLQLVFAARSQITKLIDTHYNSDDSVYDILKNFHESEQLQLIQDSVPEDYSDVSVKYENSPAIRLANIILSDAIKARASDIHIEPKEKISIIRYRVDGDLRNILEIPINFHLSLSARIKILAHLDIAESRKPQDGRIKVTLGNRQIDLRVSILPAFYGESIAIRILDPQEARKPLDQIGLSTREVQMLKETLKKPQGMNLVTGPTGSGKTTTIYAALNFVKTEAKNIITIEDPIEYLIDGVNQMQVNLAKDVTFANGLRNILRQDPNVIMVGEIRDRDTADIAFRSALTGHQVFSTVHTNSAIATVTRLLDIGLQPYIIASSLNIIIAQRLIRIICPHCKTEDAPLADIKEKLMPYIQELNITKFYRGKGCEKCAFSGYLGRTGIFELVIINDRLKQLISQKVNEDSLFQEAKNSGMVPLLKSGMQKVADGVTTLEEVIKVVGISQEEQLSQKSKKTGQVFKILIADDEEDILQVLQRRLLAAGYEVDMARDGGELVELAYKQKPDLIISDVTMPKVNGFEAVKKLRSSLQTASVPVIILTARQDKESEIAGLDFGADDYITKPFDADKILARVKMLLRRKEA, from the coding sequence ATGCCCAATTTAGCGGAATTCTTGCTCAACGAAAATCTTATCACCGCTAGTCAATTAAACGACGCTAAGACCAAGCAGATCGGCGCTAAGAAACCCATACAGGAATTATTAGTGGAGATGGGTTTTATAAGCGAAGAAAATATCCTTGCCGCATCATCGAGATTTTTTAAGCTTCCGATAATAGATATTTCCCAGGAAAAAATCGATCCAGCCGCAACAAAGCTTCTTCCCTATGCGATTGCCCGCAGGCACGGGGTTTTTCCTTTGCGCAAAGAAAATGATAATTTAGCCTTGGCAATAAGCGACCCGCAGGATGTGCTGGCTATCGATGACATAAAAATGGCCGTTCCCGCAGTTAAATTGCAGCTTGTTTTTGCTGCTAGAAGTCAAATAACAAAATTAATAGACACGCATTATAATTCGGATGATTCGGTATATGACATATTGAAAAATTTTCATGAATCCGAGCAGCTGCAGCTTATTCAGGACAGTGTTCCTGAAGATTATTCTGATGTGTCTGTAAAATACGAGAATTCTCCGGCAATAAGACTTGCTAATATTATTTTATCCGACGCCATCAAGGCGCGCGCCTCAGATATCCACATAGAGCCTAAAGAAAAGATTTCTATTATTCGCTATCGCGTGGATGGCGACTTGAGGAATATACTTGAGATCCCGATTAATTTTCATTTGTCGTTATCTGCCAGGATCAAGATCCTCGCGCATCTTGATATTGCGGAGAGCCGCAAGCCCCAAGACGGTAGGATCAAGGTTACTTTAGGTAATAGACAGATCGATCTTAGGGTTTCGATTTTGCCTGCTTTTTACGGAGAGTCTATCGCGATCAGGATATTGGATCCGCAGGAAGCAAGAAAACCTTTAGATCAAATTGGGCTTTCCACAAGAGAAGTTCAGATGTTAAAAGAAACGCTTAAGAAACCGCAAGGAATGAATTTAGTCACTGGGCCGACAGGCTCTGGAAAGACCACGACTATTTACGCGGCCTTGAATTTTGTCAAGACCGAGGCCAAGAATATTATTACCATAGAAGATCCCATTGAGTACCTTATTGACGGGGTCAATCAAATGCAGGTTAATCTTGCCAAGGATGTCACTTTTGCCAATGGACTAAGGAATATCCTGCGCCAAGATCCTAATGTGATTATGGTCGGAGAGATCCGCGACCGCGATACCGCGGATATCGCCTTTCGTTCGGCATTGACCGGCCATCAGGTTTTTTCTACAGTGCACACTAATAGCGCCATAGCTACTGTGACCCGGCTTTTAGATATAGGCCTGCAGCCGTATATCATAGCTTCATCGTTAAATATAATCATCGCACAGCGTTTGATCAGGATTATCTGTCCTCATTGTAAAACCGAAGATGCGCCGCTTGCTGATATCAAGGAAAAATTAATGCCTTATATTCAGGAATTAAACATCACGAAATTTTATAGGGGCAAGGGATGTGAAAAATGCGCTTTTTCCGGTTATTTGGGCCGCACCGGAATATTTGAGTTAGTTATTATCAATGATAGGTTAAAACAGTTAATAAGTCAGAAAGTCAATGAGGACAGCCTGTTTCAGGAGGCAAAAAATAGCGGTATGGTGCCTTTGTTAAAATCCGGGATGCAGAAAGTAGCTGATGGGGTTACGACTTTAGAAGAAGTAATCAAGGTAGTCGGAATAAGCCAAGAGGAGCAGTTGTCGCAGAAATCCAAGAAAACCGGGCAGGTCTTTAAGATTTTGATTGCTGATGATGAAGAAGATATTTTGCAGGTCTTGCAAAGAAGGCTCTTGGCTGCCGGATACGAAGTGGACATGGCTCGCGACGGGGGCGAGCTTGTGGAGTTAGCGTACAAGCAAAAGCCGGATTTAATTATTTCTGATGTAACAATGCCTAAGGTAAACGGTTTTGAAGCGGTGAAGAAATTGCGTTCCAGTCTTCAGACTGCTTCTGTTCCAGTAATAATTTTGACCGCGCGCCAGGATAAGGAAAGCGAAATCGCCGGGCTTGATTTCGGAGCAGATGATTATATTACTAAGCCTTTTGATGCGGATAAAATCTTGGCGCGTGTAAAGATGCTTTTAAGAAGGAAAGAGGCATAA
- a CDS encoding response regulator, with translation MAKILIIEDEVDVNAVLSKRLHAAGFQVLAALDAYQGLSSSIKERPDLIILDLMIPSGGGISVLKNLKLSSQTMSIPVVILSGMSDPQYKDIAKQEGAEVYVEKPYDWESLLGIIREVLGKNTA, from the coding sequence ATGGCTAAAATCCTGATCATTGAAGATGAAGTTGATGTAAATGCTGTTTTATCCAAAAGGCTGCACGCTGCGGGCTTCCAAGTTTTGGCAGCCTTGGATGCTTATCAAGGGCTTTCTTCCAGCATTAAAGAAAGGCCGGATTTGATCATTCTGGACCTTATGATCCCTTCAGGCGGTGGGATATCTGTCTTAAAAAATCTTAAGCTCTCTTCGCAGACGATGAGTATCCCGGTTGTTATATTATCCGGTATGTCTGATCCGCAATACAAGGATATCGCCAAACAAGAAGGCGCAGAGGTTTATGTTGAAAAACCTTATGATTGGGAATCGCTTCTTGGCATTATAAGGGAAGTTTTAGGTAAAAATACCGCATAG
- a CDS encoding TMEM165/GDT1 family protein — MTAFISSLIFVVLAETGDKTQLLAMAFAARYNAGKVLLAVFIATILNHSLAVITGRFLTTVIPMGVISFLASFSFIIFGLWTLRGDELHGEDKKKSKFGPVVTVAIAFFLAEMGDKTQLATISLAIKYQNMLGVLMGTTCGMLIADAFGIIVGVVMRKHIPEKTIKWISAVIFILFGIMGILNCF; from the coding sequence ATGACAGCTTTTATAAGTTCTTTGATTTTTGTGGTTTTGGCTGAGACCGGAGATAAAACCCAGCTTTTGGCAATGGCCTTTGCCGCGCGCTATAACGCTGGCAAAGTATTACTCGCGGTCTTTATCGCCACCATTCTCAACCATTCCTTGGCGGTAATAACAGGGCGTTTTTTAACTACTGTTATCCCCATGGGGGTTATTTCTTTTTTAGCTTCCTTTTCATTTATTATCTTTGGCCTGTGGACTTTGCGTGGCGATGAATTGCATGGCGAAGATAAGAAAAAAAGTAAGTTTGGTCCGGTTGTCACAGTGGCAATCGCGTTTTTCCTTGCAGAGATGGGGGATAAAACGCAGTTAGCCACAATCAGTTTGGCAATTAAATATCAGAACATGCTTGGTGTTCTTATGGGCACCACATGTGGCATGCTCATTGCAGATGCCTTTGGTATTATCGTCGGAGTTGTGATGCGCAAGCATATTCCGGAGAAGACAATTAAGTGGATAAGTGCAGTTATTTTTATATTGTTTGGGATTATGGGAATATTAAATTGTTTTTAG